In one Pseudomonas sp. R84 genomic region, the following are encoded:
- a CDS encoding phage tail protein codes for MFYAPSTGGFYDPTFHTEIPSDAVEISQEYWLELLNGLSTGKMIVMNENNYPVLVDRPGPTPAELESIERYWRKQQIALTDPVVNRHRDEVDRWPTQLTPAQYIELQTYRHVLRIWPVGGELPLSEHRPAAPEWLASLPE; via the coding sequence ATGTTTTATGCACCCTCCACGGGCGGTTTTTACGATCCCACCTTTCATACCGAAATTCCAAGCGATGCAGTTGAAATCTCTCAGGAGTACTGGCTCGAGTTATTGAACGGGCTGTCTACCGGCAAGATGATTGTCATGAATGAAAATAACTATCCAGTGCTGGTTGATCGGCCGGGGCCAACACCAGCGGAACTTGAGAGCATTGAGCGCTACTGGCGCAAACAGCAGATCGCGCTCACTGATCCCGTGGTCAACCGTCACCGTGACGAGGTGGACCGTTGGCCGACCCAGCTGACCCCGGCGCAATACATTGAGTTGCAGACCTATCGCCACGTGCTGCGCATCTGGCCGGTCGGCGGTGAGTTGCCCTTGAGCGAACACCGCCCGGCAGCGCCGGAATGGCTCGCTAGCCTGCCTGAATAA
- a CDS encoding tail protein, whose amino-acid sequence MAEVLNFEHNGITVNATESPEAMGGLGDNVIGLVGTAPKADPLIPRNAPFRINSFTTHALLDPTGSEEGTLYHAVYQILKVVKVPVYVVIVEAGATPADTVNNVIGGVDPLTGRKLGLAALGSVPEDLTIIGAPGFTGTKAVASEFASFGKRIKARVVLDGKDASVADQVLYSQELGGADLGFDRCLVVHNMPAVYSKAAKKNVFLSPSSLAIAALAKVKQWESPGNQVTYAEDVSRVVEYNILDTSTEGDLLNRYGVSYYARTVLGGFSLLGNRSITGKFISYVGLEDAISRKLVKAGQKAMAKNLTKSFMDQEVKRINDWLQTLVADETIPGGSVYLHPELNSVEKYKNGTWYVVIDYGRYAPNEHMVYQLNARDEIIEQFLEDVL is encoded by the coding sequence ATGGCTGAGGTTCTGAACTTCGAGCACAACGGCATTACCGTCAATGCCACCGAATCCCCCGAGGCCATGGGTGGCCTGGGTGACAACGTCATCGGCCTGGTCGGCACCGCGCCGAAAGCCGATCCGCTGATTCCGCGTAACGCACCGTTCCGCATCAACAGTTTCACCACCCACGCGCTGCTCGATCCGACCGGTTCGGAAGAGGGCACCCTGTACCACGCGGTTTACCAGATCCTCAAAGTGGTCAAGGTGCCGGTTTACGTGGTCATCGTCGAGGCGGGTGCGACCCCGGCCGACACCGTCAACAACGTGATCGGCGGCGTCGATCCACTGACCGGCCGCAAGCTCGGTCTGGCCGCGCTGGGCAGTGTCCCGGAAGACCTGACCATCATCGGCGCGCCGGGCTTCACCGGCACCAAAGCTGTGGCCAGCGAGTTCGCCTCGTTCGGCAAGCGCATCAAGGCCCGTGTGGTGCTGGATGGCAAGGACGCCTCGGTTGCCGATCAAGTGTTGTACAGCCAGGAACTCGGCGGCGCCGACCTCGGTTTCGACCGTTGCCTGGTGGTGCACAACATGCCGGCCGTGTACTCGAAAGCGGCGAAGAAAAACGTCTTCCTGTCGCCTTCCAGCCTGGCGATTGCCGCACTGGCCAAGGTCAAGCAGTGGGAGAGCCCGGGCAACCAGGTGACCTACGCCGAAGACGTTTCGCGGGTCGTTGAGTACAACATTCTCGACACCTCCACCGAAGGCGATCTGCTCAACCGCTACGGCGTCAGCTACTACGCCCGCACCGTGCTCGGCGGCTTCTCGCTGCTGGGCAACCGCTCGATCACCGGCAAGTTCATCAGCTACGTCGGCCTCGAAGATGCGATCAGCCGCAAGCTGGTCAAGGCCGGCCAGAAAGCCATGGCCAAGAACCTCACCAAGTCCTTCATGGATCAAGAGGTCAAGCGCATCAACGACTGGCTGCAAACCCTGGTCGCCGACGAAACCATCCCTGGCGGCAGCGTGTATCTGCACCCGGAACTGAACAGCGTCGAGAAGTACAAGAACGGCACCTGGTATGTGGTCATCGACTACGGCCGCTACGCGCCAAACGAACACATGGTTTATCAACTCAACGCCCGCGATGAAATCATCGAGCAGTTCCTGGAGGACGTTCTCTAA
- a CDS encoding phage major tail tube protein: MFTNRVRQAIAATLQGLPLSATVEEFTPPKIDFDMESMTGGRFIVEEMAKSAKPLNAQIKLQGTGAEVLLAMGVKLGDDILLNVREAGQDQDGNTWFTYHTIGGKLKTMGEDAIKMGGKALTTLDFSCRTYNRLENGIPVIDIDVRTQKFVLNGVDILGDARRAVLMP, encoded by the coding sequence ATGTTTACCAACCGCGTAAGACAGGCCATCGCGGCCACCCTCCAAGGCCTGCCGTTGTCGGCGACTGTTGAAGAATTCACCCCGCCGAAAATTGATTTCGACATGGAAAGCATGACGGGCGGGCGTTTCATCGTCGAGGAGATGGCCAAGAGTGCAAAGCCGCTCAATGCGCAGATCAAATTGCAAGGCACCGGTGCTGAAGTGTTGCTGGCGATGGGCGTGAAACTGGGCGACGACATCCTGCTGAACGTGCGTGAAGCCGGTCAGGATCAGGACGGCAATACCTGGTTCACCTACCACACCATCGGCGGCAAGCTCAAAACCATGGGCGAAGACGCAATCAAAATGGGCGGCAAGGCTCTGACGACGCTGGACTTCTCCTGCCGCACCTACAACCGCCTGGAAAACGGCATTCCGGTGATCGACATCGACGTGCGTACCCAGAAGTTCGTCCTCAACGGCGTCGACATCCTCGGTGATGCGCGTCGTGCGGTGCTGATGCCGTAA
- a CDS encoding phage tail assembly protein produces MSWMPPQHDLLSPITGDDGSQINQIQLKPLFYAAQKEALERAGDDEDDQFFELALLATGLSVKELDQLKRPDYVSIAQYVHEMSTRPASYFLDQVEDAQKSDDPDQVQLLQPLAVTGRTVTSLSLEMPVLRATKVMKKLKTAKERAEFITAHCTGLMIPDLAHLSVPDWTQLQVRIDDFLNQPAAYFRNATSK; encoded by the coding sequence ATGTCGTGGATGCCACCCCAGCATGACCTGCTGTCGCCGATCACCGGCGACGATGGTTCGCAGATCAACCAGATCCAGCTCAAGCCACTGTTCTACGCCGCACAGAAAGAAGCGCTGGAACGCGCCGGCGATGACGAAGACGATCAGTTCTTCGAGCTGGCGCTGCTCGCCACTGGCCTGTCGGTCAAAGAACTCGACCAGCTCAAGCGCCCGGACTACGTGAGCATCGCCCAGTACGTGCACGAGATGTCGACACGCCCTGCGTCGTACTTTCTCGACCAGGTCGAAGACGCGCAAAAGTCCGACGATCCCGATCAGGTGCAACTGCTGCAACCGCTCGCCGTAACCGGCCGCACCGTGACCTCGCTGAGCCTGGAAATGCCTGTGCTGCGCGCCACCAAAGTGATGAAGAAACTGAAAACGGCCAAGGAACGCGCCGAGTTCATCACCGCCCACTGCACCGGTCTGATGATCCCTGATCTGGCTCACTTGAGCGTCCCGGACTGGACGCAATTGCAGGTGCGTATCGACGATTTTTTAAACCAGCCGGCGGCCTACTTTCGGAACGCGACATCGAAGTAA
- a CDS encoding phage tail tape measure protein, whose translation MLASANSSVGFSNAGLAVEKSAFDVIANPLAELKLAVVTASQDIRLLIKEQIKLREVMVALQSLSKASSPTSAPVSAPKSKLTTEIEQRQPPAFLQSTMALQTAMARLKQVPGMDGDLKSMEIANLAMAGEKTVAGSGATAVSLAEVEYAAGKSGVGANLTGDTKEQELLDFGRDAATNATAFGIELKAAGEMLTVWRTSLKLDRAQAQSLADASIHLGKNSLKATAADIGSVVQSSGETGVAAGIAPEQLAALAAALLNADVDTSGAATSVKSISAALAKGAKGSVAERAAWATLGLQPDKLNEDVPQTVFKALEALKQKPASQQSALIKTLFNGDEGVSKLLDKPQDVDKTFALLTARKPLDPQTELLKRLSTGSDGLHQLMAEPAEATFSPVPLQGPTQSTEPQYKGAVQRSADPAGGSPQQSWNAYDASRNRLATAVAPDAQTLDSLTNTLNWAAEKAEANPKVATSLTIAAAGLTAFVGALLAKAADNFVGKLVKGIATKLPKGLGKWIADIDVAGDSGKPVENSPFDEPNPKKPTQRKGGGLKPRRVSLGSLTQRKSHQPLIGSGSSAARNPLIRQPSAWPASMTAFSGSSGASPMHAAPLSDSYAKAGALLAKKAPPLRLLSAGYELVNGVMHGDTRSVVSSGASLAGSSAGAAVGAALGTLILPGVGTAIGGWLGSMAGGAIGESLGDKLGTQVDRLDAPAQVSKDLIATSATSAIPATTAASQPVTFNSTIQINGQDLASAQALANLVVQTTMGQLGQIMPTNLLATRRDAALTDGVA comes from the coding sequence ATGCTGGCCAGCGCGAACAGCAGCGTCGGGTTCAGCAACGCTGGCTTGGCAGTTGAGAAGTCCGCATTTGACGTTATTGCCAATCCACTGGCGGAGTTGAAGCTCGCGGTCGTGACCGCCAGTCAGGACATCCGGTTATTGATCAAGGAGCAGATCAAGCTTCGGGAAGTCATGGTCGCGCTGCAATCGCTGTCGAAGGCCAGTTCGCCAACGTCGGCGCCAGTAAGTGCGCCGAAGTCGAAACTCACGACCGAGATCGAACAGCGTCAGCCTCCCGCGTTTCTGCAGTCGACCATGGCGCTTCAAACGGCCATGGCCAGGCTAAAACAAGTGCCGGGCATGGACGGCGATCTCAAGAGCATGGAGATCGCCAACCTGGCAATGGCCGGTGAAAAAACGGTGGCAGGCAGTGGTGCGACCGCGGTTAGCCTGGCCGAGGTCGAATATGCCGCGGGCAAATCCGGGGTAGGCGCCAATCTCACTGGCGACACAAAGGAACAGGAACTGCTGGATTTCGGCCGTGATGCCGCCACGAACGCGACAGCGTTTGGCATTGAACTGAAGGCCGCTGGAGAAATGCTGACGGTCTGGAGAACCTCGCTCAAGCTTGATCGCGCGCAGGCTCAAAGCTTGGCCGACGCCAGTATTCATCTCGGGAAGAATTCGCTGAAAGCGACCGCAGCCGACATCGGCTCGGTGGTACAGAGTTCTGGCGAAACAGGAGTCGCGGCGGGTATTGCACCTGAGCAACTGGCTGCTCTTGCGGCCGCTTTGCTCAACGCAGATGTGGACACGTCTGGCGCCGCTACATCGGTGAAAAGCATCAGCGCTGCGCTGGCCAAAGGTGCCAAAGGCTCGGTCGCCGAGCGTGCAGCCTGGGCAACACTTGGACTCCAGCCGGACAAGCTCAACGAGGATGTGCCGCAAACCGTTTTCAAGGCACTCGAGGCTCTTAAACAAAAGCCGGCGAGCCAACAATCGGCACTGATCAAGACGTTGTTCAACGGTGATGAAGGCGTCAGCAAACTGCTGGATAAACCCCAGGATGTCGACAAGACATTTGCGTTGCTGACCGCGAGAAAACCGCTCGATCCACAGACCGAGTTGCTGAAGAGGCTATCGACCGGCAGCGACGGTTTGCATCAATTGATGGCGGAACCTGCTGAAGCGACGTTCTCGCCGGTTCCCCTTCAGGGACCGACCCAAAGTACCGAGCCGCAATACAAAGGTGCGGTGCAGAGATCAGCCGATCCGGCTGGCGGCAGTCCTCAGCAAAGCTGGAACGCTTACGACGCCAGTAGAAACCGTTTGGCGACAGCGGTCGCTCCGGATGCGCAAACGCTGGACTCCCTCACCAATACATTGAACTGGGCGGCGGAGAAGGCCGAGGCAAACCCGAAAGTCGCTACGTCTCTGACTATTGCGGCGGCGGGGCTTACGGCGTTTGTGGGGGCGTTGCTGGCAAAGGCCGCTGATAATTTCGTTGGCAAGCTTGTGAAGGGCATCGCAACGAAACTGCCGAAGGGACTTGGCAAATGGATTGCGGATATCGATGTTGCCGGCGATAGCGGTAAGCCCGTTGAAAACTCGCCATTTGATGAGCCAAACCCAAAAAAGCCTACCCAGAGAAAGGGTGGAGGCCTGAAACCACGCAGGGTGAGCCTCGGTTCTTTGACCCAGCGAAAGAGCCATCAACCACTGATTGGTTCCGGCAGCTCTGCAGCTCGCAATCCTCTCATTCGTCAGCCCTCAGCGTGGCCCGCAAGCATGACGGCATTCTCCGGCTCATCGGGCGCCAGCCCAATGCACGCCGCGCCGCTGTCCGACTCCTACGCCAAGGCCGGCGCGCTGCTGGCCAAAAAAGCGCCGCCGCTGCGCCTGCTCAGCGCAGGATATGAACTGGTCAATGGTGTGATGCACGGGGACACGCGTTCAGTGGTGTCATCCGGTGCTTCGTTGGCCGGGTCTTCAGCGGGCGCCGCTGTCGGTGCCGCGCTTGGCACGCTGATTCTGCCTGGCGTGGGTACTGCAATTGGCGGGTGGCTCGGAAGCATGGCGGGGGGAGCCATCGGTGAGTCGCTGGGCGACAAGCTGGGGACCCAAGTCGATCGTCTTGACGCGCCAGCTCAGGTCAGCAAGGACCTGATCGCGACCTCGGCGACCTCCGCGATCCCGGCCACCACAGCCGCCAGCCAGCCTGTCACGTTCAACTCAACGATTCAGATCAATGGCCAGGATCTGGCCAGCGCCCAGGCGCTCGCCAATCTGGTGGTACAAACAACCATGGGGCAGTTGGGTCAAATCATGCCAACCAATCTCCTCGCCACCCGCCGTGACGCAGCCCTGACCGATGGAGTCGCCTGA
- a CDS encoding phage tail protein: MKQQMALGSFIFGLSRQFAYHTLLRKSDGGWSEIQILTSKPKSSQTGQKSETLTITGKSMYAVAMDRLDELRALQALRIPLPLIDGIGRNWGLWRINNVQETQSQIIDDGTAMVVDWVIELAEFNNA, from the coding sequence ATGAAACAACAAATGGCATTAGGCAGCTTCATCTTCGGCCTGTCGCGCCAATTTGCGTACCACACGTTGTTGCGCAAGTCCGATGGCGGCTGGAGCGAAATACAGATTCTCACCAGCAAACCGAAATCCAGCCAGACCGGCCAGAAGTCGGAAACCCTGACCATCACCGGCAAATCGATGTACGCCGTGGCCATGGATCGGCTCGATGAATTGCGCGCCTTGCAGGCACTGCGCATACCGCTGCCATTGATTGACGGCATCGGTCGCAACTGGGGTCTGTGGCGGATCAACAACGTTCAGGAAACCCAAAGCCAGATCATCGATGACGGTACGGCGATGGTGGTCGATTGGGTTATTGAATTGGCGGAGTTCAACAATGCGTAA
- a CDS encoding tail protein X yields the protein MRKVRSVAGDSVNLLLYRETGRSDDAAEEALWKLNPTLAEHGPVLPAGIWVVLPELDSKPAAIKALTAWD from the coding sequence ATGCGTAAGGTTCGAAGTGTGGCCGGTGATTCGGTGAATCTGCTGCTCTACCGCGAAACCGGGCGCAGCGATGATGCCGCTGAAGAAGCCCTGTGGAAACTCAACCCGACCCTGGCTGAACACGGCCCGGTTCTGCCCGCTGGTATCTGGGTCGTGCTGCCTGAACTCGACAGCAAACCCGCCGCGATCAAAGCGCTCACGGCTTGGGATTAA
- a CDS encoding phage late control D family protein has translation MALGFTPVVQIYGANADLLNQRLISWEHIDAAGIESDQLTLTIDLEGLEGLPNLGGKIGLLVGYLEMEEMVDKGQFKVTRLTPTLFPLRLTLVATAAPFSKDDETGFKQRRTASHGPTTLGQLFSKLVSQHGFSSRVAADVSMIKIAHVDQSNETDMGFLTRLAKKYNLVAKPYGDAYVLARPGQIKSISGQKLQEVTLSVTHNNRPGDHAFISATLEEAAREQAKGCKTCFVDAATGVLRWVETGLAPFKTIRQKQPNEADAIAVGEGEVRKMLRQKFKVKITCPGDPRLAAEGLVLLDDTWPDFMRGRWSIDKVTASGNRENSYRCLIDASGLDPKAESKD, from the coding sequence ATGGCATTGGGTTTTACCCCGGTCGTGCAGATTTATGGCGCAAACGCGGATCTGCTCAACCAGCGTCTGATCAGTTGGGAACACATTGATGCAGCCGGTATCGAGTCGGATCAACTGACCCTGACCATTGATCTGGAAGGCCTCGAAGGGCTGCCAAATCTGGGCGGGAAAATCGGCCTGCTGGTGGGTTACCTGGAAATGGAAGAGATGGTCGACAAGGGCCAGTTCAAAGTCACTCGCCTGACACCGACGCTGTTTCCGTTGCGCCTGACCCTGGTGGCCACTGCAGCGCCTTTCAGCAAGGATGACGAGACCGGCTTCAAGCAGCGTCGCACCGCCAGTCATGGACCGACGACGCTCGGTCAACTGTTTAGCAAACTGGTGTCGCAACACGGATTTTCATCGCGTGTCGCTGCGGACGTGTCGATGATCAAGATCGCCCACGTCGACCAGTCCAATGAAACTGACATGGGCTTTCTGACGCGGCTGGCAAAGAAGTACAACCTGGTCGCCAAACCTTATGGCGATGCGTATGTGCTGGCGCGGCCCGGGCAGATCAAATCAATCTCGGGCCAGAAACTGCAGGAAGTGACGTTGTCGGTCACCCACAACAATCGTCCCGGCGATCACGCCTTCATCAGCGCCACGCTGGAAGAGGCCGCCCGCGAACAGGCCAAGGGCTGCAAGACCTGTTTTGTCGATGCGGCGACAGGCGTGTTGCGCTGGGTCGAAACCGGGCTTGCGCCGTTCAAGACCATCCGCCAGAAGCAACCCAACGAAGCGGATGCCATCGCCGTCGGCGAGGGCGAAGTGCGCAAAATGCTCCGACAAAAGTTCAAGGTGAAGATCACCTGCCCCGGCGACCCACGGCTGGCGGCTGAAGGCCTGGTGCTGCTCGATGACACCTGGCCGGACTTCATGCGCGGGCGCTGGTCGATCGACAAGGTCACCGCCAGTGGCAATCGCGAGAACAGCTATCGCTGCCTGATCGATGCCAGCGGCCTCGATCCAAAGGCTGAATCCAAAGACTGA
- a CDS encoding DUF2635 domain-containing protein → MSNRITVLPAAGRVVPDPEAGDLLPAEGREVLDSAWWRRRLADGDITLKTAPAKQKGAK, encoded by the coding sequence ATGAGCAATCGCATCACCGTACTGCCGGCCGCCGGCCGTGTTGTACCTGACCCGGAGGCGGGCGATCTGCTGCCGGCCGAAGGCCGTGAAGTGCTGGACAGCGCCTGGTGGCGCCGACGTCTGGCCGACGGCGATATCACCCTCAAAACCGCACCAGCCAAACAAAAGGGAGCCAAATAA
- a CDS encoding phage tail sheath subtilisin-like domain-containing protein, with product MAIGFSNIPADIRVPLFYAEMDNSAANSASSTLRRLIVAQVNDNIAPTEVGKLVLVSSVALAKSIGGQGSMLASMYETFRKADPIGEIWCLPLHNAEGAIAKGVLTLTGTATQAGVLNLYVGGVRVQATVVNGATAAQAATALAQKINATADLPVSAAAAEGVVTLNAKWTGDSGNDISLQFNRLGKSNGEDTPAGLTTAITAMTGGAGVPDQVAAIAALGDEPFEFIALPWSDLSTLNTWQAVMDDSTGRWSWAKQLFGHVYSAKRGTVGTLVAAGQARNDQHMTIQALEPGVPQPFWVQAAALAARTAVFISADASRPTQSGSLPGVDPAPASERFTLTERQSLLNYGIATAYYEGGYVRIQRSITTYQKNAYGQADNSYLDSETMHQSAFIVRRLQSVITSKYGRHKLASDGTRFGAGQPIVTPATIRGELIAQYAKLELEGHVENAELFAEHLIVERDVQDPSRVNVLFPPDYINGLRVFALLNQFRLQYDDAA from the coding sequence ATGGCGATCGGATTCAGCAACATCCCCGCGGACATTCGTGTGCCGCTGTTCTATGCCGAAATGGACAACTCGGCCGCCAATAGCGCGAGTTCGACCCTGCGTCGTTTGATCGTCGCTCAGGTCAACGACAACATTGCCCCGACCGAAGTCGGCAAACTGGTTTTGGTCTCCAGCGTTGCGCTGGCCAAGAGCATCGGTGGTCAGGGCTCGATGCTCGCCTCGATGTACGAGACCTTTCGCAAGGCTGACCCGATCGGTGAGATCTGGTGCCTGCCGCTGCACAACGCCGAAGGCGCGATCGCCAAAGGCGTGCTGACCCTGACTGGCACCGCCACTCAGGCTGGCGTGTTGAATCTGTATGTCGGCGGCGTGCGTGTGCAAGCCACTGTGGTCAACGGTGCCACCGCTGCGCAAGCGGCCACCGCCCTGGCGCAGAAAATCAACGCTACCGCCGACCTGCCGGTGAGCGCTGCGGCTGCCGAAGGTGTGGTGACCCTGAACGCCAAATGGACGGGCGACAGCGGTAACGACATCAGCCTGCAATTCAATCGTCTGGGCAAGAGCAACGGCGAAGACACCCCGGCCGGCCTGACCACTGCGATCACCGCCATGACCGGCGGCGCCGGCGTGCCGGATCAGGTGGCGGCGATTGCCGCGTTGGGTGACGAGCCGTTCGAGTTCATCGCACTGCCATGGTCCGATCTGTCGACCCTCAACACCTGGCAAGCAGTGATGGATGACAGCACCGGTCGCTGGTCCTGGGCCAAGCAACTGTTCGGTCACGTCTACAGCGCCAAACGCGGAACTGTCGGCACTCTGGTTGCTGCCGGCCAGGCACGCAACGATCAGCACATGACCATTCAGGCGCTGGAACCGGGCGTTCCGCAACCGTTCTGGGTACAGGCTGCCGCACTGGCTGCACGGACCGCCGTGTTCATCTCCGCCGACGCCAGCCGTCCGACGCAAAGCGGCAGCCTGCCGGGCGTTGATCCGGCACCGGCCAGCGAACGCTTCACCCTGACCGAGCGTCAGTCGCTGCTCAACTACGGCATCGCCACCGCGTATTACGAAGGCGGTTACGTGCGCATCCAGCGTTCGATCACTACCTACCAGAAGAACGCTTACGGCCAGGCCGACAACTCCTACCTGGACAGCGAAACCATGCACCAGTCGGCGTTCATCGTGCGCCGTCTGCAAAGCGTGATCACCAGCAAATACGGCCGGCACAAACTGGCCTCCGACGGTACTCGTTTCGGTGCCGGCCAGCCAATCGTCACCCCGGCGACTATTCGCGGTGAGCTGATCGCCCAGTACGCCAAGCTCGAACTGGAAGGCCACGTGGAGAACGCCGAGCTGTTCGCCGAGCACCTGATCGTCGAACGCGACGTGCAGGACCCGAGCCGCGTGAACGTGCTGTTCCCGCCGGATTACATCAACGGTCTGCGCGTGTTCGCGCTGCTCAACCAATTCCGTCTGCAGTACGACGACGCGGCTTGA
- a CDS encoding phage tail tube protein, with protein sequence MGQLIAGTCYVKVDGAQLTINGGCEAPLMAVKRETVVPGFYKETDIAPSFKVTALHTADFPLKKLIEGTDITVTCEFSNGKVYVLAGAYLVEEPVSKGDDATIELKFEGIKGTWQ encoded by the coding sequence ATGGGTCAACTGATTGCAGGTACCTGCTACGTCAAAGTCGACGGCGCACAACTGACCATCAATGGCGGCTGCGAAGCCCCGCTGATGGCGGTCAAACGCGAAACCGTCGTACCGGGTTTCTACAAGGAAACCGACATCGCGCCGTCGTTCAAAGTGACCGCGCTGCACACAGCCGACTTCCCGCTGAAGAAGCTGATCGAAGGCACCGACATCACTGTCACCTGCGAATTCAGCAACGGCAAAGTCTACGTGCTGGCCGGCGCGTACCTGGTCGAAGAGCCAGTCTCCAAAGGCGATGACGCCACCATCGAACTGAAATTCGAAGGCATCAAGGGGACCTGGCAATGA
- a CDS encoding phage tail assembly protein, with product MSGAVKLQVAIEAHGEPLTELVLRRPTVQEVRAIKALPYKIDKSEEVSLDMDVAAKYIAVCAGIPPSSVNQLDLADLNALSWAVASFFMSAASAPSPT from the coding sequence ATGAGCGGCGCCGTGAAGCTTCAGGTTGCGATCGAAGCTCACGGCGAGCCCCTGACCGAACTCGTCCTGCGCCGTCCGACGGTGCAGGAGGTGCGAGCGATCAAGGCGCTGCCGTACAAGATCGACAAGAGCGAAGAAGTCAGCCTCGACATGGACGTGGCGGCCAAATACATCGCCGTGTGCGCCGGCATTCCGCCGTCGTCGGTCAACCAGTTGGATCTGGCTGACCTCAACGCGTTGAGCTGGGCCGTTGCGAGTTTTTTCATGAGTGCGGCGTCGGCGCCATCACCGACCTGA
- a CDS encoding DNA circularization N-terminal domain-containing protein, which produces MNWRDRLLPASFRGVGFWIDQAKTPVGRKGQLHEYPQRDLPYFEDLGQQARIHDVTAFIIGADCLEQRDKLLKALEAGSGELVHPWLGRLQVKVGECDMTHTRQDGGLVTFTLKFYPDQPLPFPTASVSTQKVLLAKADTLLGSAVARFEQAMTLIKAARIGIANLRNSLTGVYEVIKEQLKPLIEQYKQITELVKAVKELPKEVAAEFKGLLGDIKELKEFAKEGYRGVIADVSQQLEAIRKADAPKITTGKDTNAAAQAMADLVQDTMLVKVAQWVASMPVATPAVKLSSTPSVAHQADQPVTRPEVPVTDEMKALQKAVGVAIDPMLDKADPKHHQAINDVKEALLAHLKAVASSGVRQVTKSFQESLPALVVAYKQFADATRVTQVTQSNAMNHPGFSPNDVKVSRE; this is translated from the coding sequence ATGAACTGGCGTGACCGTTTGTTGCCGGCATCCTTTCGTGGTGTCGGCTTCTGGATCGATCAGGCGAAAACCCCGGTCGGTCGCAAAGGCCAGTTGCACGAGTATCCGCAACGTGACCTGCCGTATTTCGAAGATCTTGGCCAGCAGGCCAGGATTCACGACGTCACGGCGTTCATCATCGGCGCCGATTGCCTGGAGCAGCGCGACAAGCTGCTCAAGGCATTGGAGGCGGGCAGTGGTGAACTGGTGCATCCGTGGCTCGGGCGCCTGCAAGTCAAGGTCGGTGAATGCGACATGACCCACACCCGCCAGGACGGCGGGTTGGTGACCTTTACCCTGAAGTTCTATCCCGATCAGCCGTTGCCGTTTCCGACTGCCAGCGTCAGCACGCAGAAAGTGCTGCTGGCCAAAGCCGACACACTGCTGGGTTCGGCGGTGGCGCGCTTCGAGCAGGCTATGACGCTGATCAAGGCTGCGCGGATCGGCATCGCCAATCTGCGCAACAGCCTGACCGGGGTTTATGAGGTGATCAAGGAGCAGCTCAAACCGCTGATCGAGCAGTACAAACAGATCACTGAACTGGTTAAAGCCGTGAAGGAGCTGCCCAAGGAAGTGGCAGCGGAATTCAAGGGTTTGCTCGGCGATATCAAGGAGCTCAAGGAGTTTGCGAAGGAGGGCTACCGTGGCGTGATTGCTGACGTGTCCCAACAACTCGAAGCCATTCGCAAGGCTGATGCGCCGAAGATCACCACCGGCAAGGACACCAACGCCGCAGCGCAAGCCATGGCCGATCTGGTGCAGGACACGATGCTGGTCAAAGTGGCGCAGTGGGTGGCGTCGATGCCAGTGGCGACCCCCGCCGTGAAACTGTCGTCGACACCTTCGGTGGCGCATCAGGCGGATCAACCCGTGACCCGTCCGGAAGTACCGGTGACCGATGAAATGAAAGCGCTGCAGAAGGCTGTCGGGGTGGCCATTGATCCGATGCTGGACAAGGCCGATCCCAAACACCACCAGGCAATCAACGATGTCAAGGAAGCGCTGCTGGCGCATCTCAAGGCAGTTGCGTCATCCGGTGTGCGACAGGTCACCAAATCGTTCCAGGAAAGCTTGCCGGCGCTGGTTGTGGCCTACAAGCAATTTGCCGATGCCACACGGGTGACCCAAGTGACTCAGAGCAACGCGATGAACCATCCGGGCTTTTCCCCCAACGACGTGAAAGTGTCCAGGGAGTGA